Proteins from a single region of Scleropages formosus chromosome 24, fSclFor1.1, whole genome shotgun sequence:
- the LOC108936461 gene encoding coiled-coil domain-containing protein 69-like has translation MGGTLSRARRTKKGKRRKQELKEITSQDVTVKILLEKLQEQQQDLKFLHDILSAASSTQTEMVIQVPQNELLQLVQVLTEKVKSNTEDEFEGRIRILTEEHQVKMEEVQRKHEEEMKSVMETLQGEDAPHQGEAEEILAQFQAFRKLQRRVEESTMKRDLQVNIQAQGSPGAFWEQELESLLIVIEMKNELFREQSKRLIQMEHLMERNRSLEDRLSRVLQQNEDLLARMEKSQTLNKWLSRGRGSL, from the exons AAGAAGGGCAAAAGAAGGAAGCAGGAGCTCAAGGAGATCACCTCACAGGATGTGACTG TTAAGATCTTGCTGGAGAAGCTTCAGGAGCAGCAACAGGACCTGAAGTTCCTGCACGACATCCTCTCAGCAGCAAGCAGTACACAGACAGAGATGGTGATCCAAGTCCCCCAGAATGAACTCCTCCAGTTGGTCCAGGTCCTCACTGAGAAG GTGAAAAGCAATACAGAAGATGAGTTTGAGGGTCGAATCCGGATCCTGACCGAGGAGCACCAGGTCAAAATGGAAG AAGTGCAAAGAAAGCATGAAGAGGAGATGAAGTCAGTGATGGAGACTTTGCAGGGAGAAGATGCCCCACATCAA GGTGAGGCAGAGGAGATATTGGCTCAGTTCCAGGCTTTCCGAAAGCTGCAGAGGAGAGTGGAGGAAAGCACAATGAAGCGAGATCTACAGGTGAACATCCAG GCACAAGGCAGCccaggtgcattctgggagcaggagctggagagcTTGCTGATTGTCATAGAGATGAAGAACGAGCTCTTCCGGGAGCAGTCAAAGAGACTTATACAGATGGAGCACCTG ATGGAGAGGAACCGTTCCTTGGAGGACCGTCTATCACGTGTTCTTCAGCAGAACGAAGACTTGCTTGCCCGCATGGAGAAATCACAGACTTTGAACAA